Proteins encoded by one window of Chaetodon trifascialis isolate fChaTrf1 chromosome 15, fChaTrf1.hap1, whole genome shotgun sequence:
- the spsb3a gene encoding SPRY domain-containing SOCS box protein 3a yields the protein MSRRSRNSRAWRYVWGGIRRDADARALVLASESEEWSYDRLEYSDSDSEADFSAVMVPPVPSAVPVTGESYCGCDSQAETNYNPRLRGFHQVKDCHCGEDDQEFDWVWDANSRSTATLLSCDNRKVNFHSEYSCGTAAIRGSKELADGQHFWEIKMTSPVYGTDMMVGIGTSEVNLDKYRHTFCSLLGKDTDSWGLSYTGLLHHKGDKMNFSSRFGQGSIIGVHLDTWHGTLTFFKNRKCIGVAATELQNKRFYPMACSTAAKSSMKVIRSCSAPTSLLYLCCARLRQLLPDCIDTLDVLPLPPGLRQLLHNKLGWVLSLNNGTTEETPDGPERPSRLPVPPLAGPSSSESDSEGCTSDPEACQRKRCRWT from the exons ATGTCCAGGAGAAGCAGGAACAGTCGTGCATGGCGATACGTTTGGGGTGGGATACGGCGGGATGCTGATGCCCGGGCACTTGTGTTGGCCTCTGAAAGTGAAGAATGGAGCTATGATCGCTTAGAG TACAGTGACTCAGACTCTGAGGCGGACTTTTCAGCAGTGATGGTGCCTCCAGTCCCCAGTGCAGTGCCAGTCACTGGAGAGTCCTACTGTGGCTGTGATTCCCAGGCTGAGACCAACTACAACCCTCGTCTGCGTGGTTTTCACCAAGTGAAAGACTGTCACTGTGGAGAGGATGACCAAG AATTTGACTGGGTCTGGGATGCCAACAGCCGGTCAACAGCAACATTGCTGAGCTGCGACAATCGCAAAGTGAACTTCCATTCTGAGTACAGCTGTGGCACAGCAGCAATCCGTGGCTCCAAGGAGCTGGCTGATGGGCAGCACTTTTGGGAAATCAAGATGACGTCCCCGGTTTATGGAACAGACATG ATGGTTGGCATTGGTACTTCTGAGGTCAATCTagacaaatacagacacacattctgcagcctgctgggaAAAGATACAGACAGCTGGGGGCTTTCTTACACTG GCTTGTTGCATCATAAAGGAGACAAGATGAACTTCTCCTCCCGGTTTGGACAGGGGTCCATCATTGGGGTCCACCTGGACACGTGGCACGGCACACTCACTTTCTTCAAGAATCGCAAGTGTATAG GTGTTGCTGCCACAGAGCTACAGAATAAGAGGTTTTATCCAATGGCGTGCTCCACAGCAGCGAAGAGCAGCATGAAGGTGATCAGGTCCTGCTCCGCGCCCACCTCCCTGCTCTACCTTTGCTGTGCTCGCCTTCGCCAGTTGCTGCCGGACTGTATCGACACACTGGACGTGCTGCCACTGCCACCAGGCCTTCGTCAGCTGCTCCACAACAAACTGGGTTGGGTGCTCAGTCTCAATAATGGCACCACAGAAGAAACCCCAGATGGACCTGAGCGCCCCTCACGCTTGCCTGTCCCCCCCTTGGCTGGACCGTCCTCTTCTGAGAGTGACTCAGAGGGATGTACATCTGACCCTGAAGCCTGTCAGAGGAAGAGATGCCGCTGGACATGA